A region of the Petrotoga miotherma DSM 10691 genome:
TAGATATAAATGTGATTTCGCTTCCTTTTCTGCCCATAAATTTCATGGCCCAAAAGGCGTAGGTATTTTTTACAAACGTAGAGGAACAAGAATATTTCCCTTCATAACAGGTGGTTCCCAAGAAAATGGGATGCGAGCAGGGACACAAAATGTACCAGGAATCATTGGCACGGCTATGGCTTTGAAAAAATCGACCGAAAATCTTGATAAGATGAATTCAAATATAAAAAATATCAGGGATCATCTAGCAGAAGAATTATTAAGTATGGGAGCAAAGATAGTCACTCCCATAAAAAATTCTGTTCCAAATACGTTAGCTTTTTTCTTTCCTAATGTAAGAGGAGATATTATTGTAAACGCCCTCTCAGAAGAAGAAATTTATGTATCAACCACATCGGCTTGTTCAAGTAAGATTAAATCTTTTAGTAGAGTAATGGAAAGTATGGGATACAAAAATGACGAGGCAAGTGGTATGATCCGAATTAGCTTATCTCACTTGAATAATGACAATGAGGCCGAATTATTCTTGATTAAGTTAAAAAATGTCTTGAAATTTTTGAATTATTGATTTTTTAATGTATAATAAAGATATAAGGGGGGGCGAAAATATGAGAAGTATGACCGGTTATGGGAGAACAACAAAAAATATTGGTGATTATAGTTATAATGTTGAAATAAAATCTCTTAACTCCAAAAATCTAAACATCAACACTTCAATCTCACCTTTATTTTCTCCGTTAGAATTAAAGATTCAAAATCTTGTAAAAAAATATTTCAAAAGAGGAACCTTAAGAATTTCAATAGATATAAAATTATTGAAAACAGACGACATAATCGATGTTGACTTAGGGTTAGCTAAAGCCTATTACAATGCCCTCAACAATTTGATCAACGAACTACATCTAGCAGATGATGTTAGTTTGGAAGATTTGTTAAAATTCAAAGATATTGTTAAAATTTCCATCGATGAAAAAACTATCGATGATATTTGGGAAGGTATAAAAGAAGTTTTAAATGAGGTAATCGAAACGGTATTGAAGTATCAAAAAGAAGAAGGTAAAGATCTAAAAGTCTTTCTTAATGGCTATTTGAATGAACTCGAAGATATTGTTATTAAAATAGAAGAAAATGCTCAGCAAATGAAAGAAAAATATAGAGAACAGGTAAAACACAATGTTAATTCTTTGATTAGTAATATTGATAATATCGATGAAAATAGGTTAGAAATGGAAATAGTCTTATTAGCTGAAAGAGCCGACATTAGCGAAGAAATGGACAGGCTAAAAAGCCACATTAGAAGATTTAAAAATTTCTTGGAAAATGAAAGTAATAACGACAGTATAGGGCAAGAACTAGATTTTATTTGTCAAGAAATGCATAGGGAATTCAACACGATCGCCTCCAAGTCAAAAATTTTAAATATAACTAACCTTTCCTTGGAAGGTAGAACCCTGGTTAATAAAATTCGAGAGCAAGTTCAAAATCTTCATTAAATTATGGTAAGTGTTTAAAAATATTTTAGGAATTACTTATAAATTGTATATTAAAGATATTTGATGGAAGGATGGATCTAAGCTAAATATTTTTGCTGGTGGAGGTGCTCTTCATGTATGGATTGATCAACATAGGTTTTGGAAATATCGTTGTTGGTGATAGGGTTATAGCCATTGTTTCCCCTACTTCTCAACCCTTAAAAAGGTTAAAAGAAATCGCAGAGCAACAAGGAAAGCTATTAGAGGTAAACCACGGAAGAAAAACTAGAGCATTTATAATAACCGACTCTGGCCATGTTATAGCCAGCGCAATCCAACCAGAAACAATTACCAATAGATTTTTGCAGAACTATTATGACATTGAAAAAGTTTTAGACAAAATACGCAAGGAAGTATTATAACATGCAGGGATTGCTTTACATCGTTAGTGGACCATCCGGTGCAGGAAAATCTACTGTTATAAAAAGTACCTTGGACAAAATTATTGGTTTTTCTTTTTCTGTTTCCTATACTACAAGAGAAAAAAGGCCCGGAGAGATTGACGGAAAAGATTATTTTTTTATAAATAAAAGTACTTTTTTAAAAATGAAAGAAGATGGAGAATTTTTAGAGTGGGCTGAGGTTCATGGAAATTATTATGCCACATCCAAAAAATTCGTTGAGAAAAAGTTAAAGGAAAGCCGAGGCCTTGTTTTAGATGTCGATGTTCAAGGAGCTCTAAACATTAAAAAAATTTATAAGAACGCCATATACATTTTTATTTTACCCCCTTCAAATGAGGATCTAGAAAAAAGGCTAAAAAAAAGAGGTACCGAATCAAAAGACTCTCTGGAAATAAGGCTGAAAGACGCAAAATGGGAGATTTCTCATATGAAAGATTTCGATTACATAATCGTAAACCAGGAAATAAAAGAATCAACAAATCAACTGATATCTGTCCTTGTTGCAGAACAACTTAAAAGAGAAAGGTTTGATGAACGTGCTCCGTTTTTTTTTAAAAAACAACTATGAATTTTAAATTAAGAGGTGAAATCAAATGAATTTAGGAATAAATTACGATAGATTATTAAATAGAGCAAAGTATAAATATGTGATTCCCATTATTGCAGCCAAAAGGGCTGAAACTCTAAAAAACTTAGATGAATTGAAAGGTGTCACTGAAAAAAAAGACTACGTAAGAATCTCCTTAAAAGAATTAGAAGAGGGTAAGATTCAAGTTAAAAATTCGGCTTTATTAGACAGTTTAAGTAAATAGTCTAATTCTAACTTTTATATTATTTATGGGTGCGGACAGAGGTGAAAGGGTTAATCCTTCTTTATCCTTAAAGGGTGGGGAGCAGGGCGAAGGGGCGCTAAATCAATTTTTAGAACTTTTTAAAACATTCATTTCGGGAGGGTAAAATGTTAGACTTAAAATATATCAGAGAGAATCCACAAGAAATAAAAGAAGCTTTAACAAAAAGAAACAACGAAACTTCTATCATTGATGAAATCATCTCTCTCGATGAAGAGAGAAGGAAATTGTTGAAACAAACCGAAACTCTTAGAGCCCAAAGAAATCAAAATTCAAAATTAGTTGCTAAATTGAAAGCCCAAAAGAAAAATGATGAAGCCGATGAAATAATTAGAAAAGGAAAGGAAATATCAGATCAAATAAAAAATCTAGAATCAGACTTGAAAAACATTGAAGACAATTTAAATTACAAATTATTATGTGTGCCTAATATCCCTGACAGCACTGTACCCATTGGAAAGGATGAAAACGAAAATCTTGAATTAAGAAAATGGGGAAAACCACGAGAATTTGACTTTGAACCAAAAGCTCATTGGGATTTAGGCACTGAATTAGACCTCTTAGATTTTGATAGGGCAGCTAAACTAAGCGGATCTCGATTCACCATTTTAAAAGGAGACATAGCGCGTTTAGAGTTAGCCTTAATCAACTTCATGATCGACTTACATACAAAAGAACACGGTTACACCTTTATACTACCTCCTCATCTAGTTACAAAAGAAAGTATAACTTCATCAGGACAACTACCGAAATTCGAAGATGACCTATATAAAACTTCTTTGGATCAAATGTACCTTATTTCTACAGCGGAAGTTTCTCTGGCAGCTTTACACAGAAACGAAACCTTAGAATTAAATTCACTCCCTTTAAAATATGTTGCTTATACACCCTGTTACAGAAGAGAAGCCGGTAGTTATGGAAAAGACGTAAGAGGAATGATCAGACAACACCAATTCAATAAAGTAGAATTATTTTGGTATACTACTCCCGAAGAATCCTCCCAAGCATTAGAAGAATTAACAAGTCATGCAGAAAAGGTGCTACAACAATTGAATTTACCATATAGAGTGGTTGCTCTATGTACCGGAGATTTAGGTTTTGCAGCTTCCAAAACGTATGACTTGGAGGTGTGGTTGCCTAGTTACAATGATTATAAAGAAATATCATCATGTTCAAATACAAAAGATTTTCAAGGAAGAAGAGGCAACATAAGGTACAGAGACAAAGAAAACAAGTTAAATTTTGTTCACACACTAAATGGTTCAGGATTAGCAGTGGGAAGAACTTTAGTAGCTATAATGGAAAATTATCAAACAGCTAATGGGAAGATAAAAATTCCTGAAAAACTCATACCTTACATGGGGAAAGAGTTCATAGGTTGATTATAAATGCCAAATACGTTTTACGGCAAAAAAATAAATGAAGAAATTATTTTAAACAAAGAAGAAACCGCACACATAAAAATAACAAAAAAAGTCGAAGGGGAAATAATAAAAGTAATAACGGGAGATGGCTTTATATATACTGCAACAATAGTAAAAATAGGTAAAAAAGAAACGATCCTTGAAATTATAGACAAAGAAAAACCACAAGAAAATTACAAACCATATGTATCAGTATATTTGGGTATGAGTAAATGGGATAGAATGCATTTGCTATTAGAAAAAATGGTTGAATTAAGGGCGAATACTTTTTATCTTTACCGAGGGGAAAAATCAGATATAAATTATAAAAATTTGAACAAGTTTCAAAGGTCCATAATAGGAACTTCTAAACAAACTGTTTTTGCCCATATTCCCCAAATTAATTTTGTAAAATTCAAGGAAATTCCTAAGAAAGACACTCTAGTACTGGACTTAGATGGAAAAAATGATAATTTAAGAAAAGTCTTAAAAGAATTAAAAGGTAGCCAAAAAATAAACTTAGTTGTTGGTCCAGAGTATGGATTTTCAAAAAGAGAAAAAGAATTTTTTGCTACAAACGAATTCAAAACTGTTAATTTGGGTAAAAGTATCTTTCGTTTTGAAACTTCTGTTATATATGCAATGAGTATCATTAACTATGAATACAACAGATTATTTATTTAAGGGGGGTAGTTAAAATGCCAGAATGGCTTCAAACAACGATCAATTATTTAATAAGAATTGGAATTAGTCTCGCAATCCTCTTTATCGCTAGGTATTTGGCTAAACTTATGTATAAAATCATAATAACCACAGCAGAAAAAAGCGGTAGAGTAACGCTTCAATACAGGAAATCTTTAATGACAATATTGAACATAGCTATGTATACCTTAGGTGGTTTTATCATTATTTCTGTTATTTTTACCAACCTTAGCGCTTTTTTGGCTGGGTTAGGTATAAGTGGTATAATAGTCGCCTTTGCTGTACAAGAACCTCTTGGTAACTTAATCTGTGGATTTTTAATAATGTTGAACCATTTAGTAGTAGATGGTGAAGCTGTGGAAATAAATGGAATATCTGGATCAGTAGAAGAGATAAACGTTAACCACGTGGTCATAAGAACATGGGATGGGAGAAGAGTTCATCTTCCTAGTAGAGAAGTATGGTCAAGCAAGATCATTCATTATTGGCCTACCACCATAAGAAGAAACGAGGTAAAAGTTGGAGTATCTTATTCATCCGATCTGAACAAGGTAATAAACATAATAGATGAAGCAGTACGATCAGCTGAATTAGTGCATATAGATG
Encoded here:
- a CDS encoding 16S rRNA (uracil(1498)-N(3))-methyltransferase, with product MPNTFYGKKINEEIILNKEETAHIKITKKVEGEIIKVITGDGFIYTATIVKIGKKETILEIIDKEKPQENYKPYVSVYLGMSKWDRMHLLLEKMVELRANTFYLYRGEKSDINYKNLNKFQRSIIGTSKQTVFAHIPQINFVKFKEIPKKDTLVLDLDGKNDNLRKVLKELKGSQKINLVVGPEYGFSKREKEFFATNEFKTVNLGKSIFRFETSVIYAMSIINYEYNRLFI
- a CDS encoding cysteine desulfurase family protein, producing MIYFDNNATTPVESEVADLILKYMTKYYANPNSIHQFGVNIENDLEEAREQISDVFKVLPTEIFFTSCATESINWVLKGVAKANKNRGKHIITSTIEHSAVINTLKQLEREDFEVSYINVNDKGVIDLNELSKNIRHDTILVSLMAANNEVGTLEPVEDAYKLIKEKNEETYFHIDAVQAIGKIPFDLDRYKCDFASFSAHKFHGPKGVGIFYKRRGTRIFPFITGGSQENGMRAGTQNVPGIIGTAMALKKSTENLDKMNSNIKNIRDHLAEELLSMGAKIVTPIKNSVPNTLAFFFPNVRGDIIVNALSEEEIYVSTTSACSSKIKSFSRVMESMGYKNDEASGMIRISLSHLNNDNEAELFLIKLKNVLKFLNY
- a CDS encoding mechanosensitive ion channel family protein, which produces MPEWLQTTINYLIRIGISLAILFIARYLAKLMYKIIITTAEKSGRVTLQYRKSLMTILNIAMYTLGGFIIISVIFTNLSAFLAGLGISGIIVAFAVQEPLGNLICGFLIMLNHLVVDGEAVEINGISGSVEEINVNHVVIRTWDGRRVHLPSREVWSSKIIHYWPTTIRRNEVKVGVSYSSDLNKVINIIDEAVRSAELVHIDDDHQPMILFDGYADSSINFIVRFWAKQENFLASSMDVAKSIKQKFEENKVEIPFNQLDLHIKEVPTEITQNKEKI
- a CDS encoding YicC/YloC family endoribonuclease translates to MRSMTGYGRTTKNIGDYSYNVEIKSLNSKNLNINTSISPLFSPLELKIQNLVKKYFKRGTLRISIDIKLLKTDDIIDVDLGLAKAYYNALNNLINELHLADDVSLEDLLKFKDIVKISIDEKTIDDIWEGIKEVLNEVIETVLKYQKEEGKDLKVFLNGYLNELEDIVIKIEENAQQMKEKYREQVKHNVNSLISNIDNIDENRLEMEIVLLAERADISEEMDRLKSHIRRFKNFLENESNNDSIGQELDFICQEMHREFNTIASKSKILNITNLSLEGRTLVNKIREQVQNLH
- the gmk gene encoding guanylate kinase translates to MQGLLYIVSGPSGAGKSTVIKSTLDKIIGFSFSVSYTTREKRPGEIDGKDYFFINKSTFLKMKEDGEFLEWAEVHGNYYATSKKFVEKKLKESRGLVLDVDVQGALNIKKIYKNAIYIFILPPSNEDLEKRLKKRGTESKDSLEIRLKDAKWEISHMKDFDYIIVNQEIKESTNQLISVLVAEQLKRERFDERAPFFFKKQL
- a CDS encoding DNA-directed RNA polymerase subunit omega, translating into MNLGINYDRLLNRAKYKYVIPIIAAKRAETLKNLDELKGVTEKKDYVRISLKELEEGKIQVKNSALLDSLSK
- a CDS encoding DUF370 domain-containing protein, whose translation is MYGLINIGFGNIVVGDRVIAIVSPTSQPLKRLKEIAEQQGKLLEVNHGRKTRAFIITDSGHVIASAIQPETITNRFLQNYYDIEKVLDKIRKEVL
- the serS gene encoding serine--tRNA ligase; protein product: MLDLKYIRENPQEIKEALTKRNNETSIIDEIISLDEERRKLLKQTETLRAQRNQNSKLVAKLKAQKKNDEADEIIRKGKEISDQIKNLESDLKNIEDNLNYKLLCVPNIPDSTVPIGKDENENLELRKWGKPREFDFEPKAHWDLGTELDLLDFDRAAKLSGSRFTILKGDIARLELALINFMIDLHTKEHGYTFILPPHLVTKESITSSGQLPKFEDDLYKTSLDQMYLISTAEVSLAALHRNETLELNSLPLKYVAYTPCYRREAGSYGKDVRGMIRQHQFNKVELFWYTTPEESSQALEELTSHAEKVLQQLNLPYRVVALCTGDLGFAASKTYDLEVWLPSYNDYKEISSCSNTKDFQGRRGNIRYRDKENKLNFVHTLNGSGLAVGRTLVAIMENYQTANGKIKIPEKLIPYMGKEFIG